The following are encoded together in the candidate division KSB1 bacterium genome:
- a CDS encoding UDP-glucose/GDP-mannose dehydrogenase family protein, which yields MRICMIGTGYVGLVTGTCFAEFGNDVTCVDIVKEKIDKLNRGELPIYEPGLDVMVAQNVKEGRLTFTTDLKKSVEDALVIFIAVGTPQAEDGSADMRYVEAVTKDIARYMNEYKVIVNKSTVPVGAGKWIKKLIQENQPKPIHFSVASNPEFLREGSAIEDFMRPNRVVIGTEDPEAAAIMRDLYKPLYLIETPIVMTDLASAELTKYAANAFLATKISFINEIATICERVGADVHEVAKGMGLDQRIGTKFLHAGPGYGGSCFPKDTRALLNIARKNDYTFKIVEAAVEVNDEQRRRMLEKIKRTIGNLNGKTIAVLGLAFKPNTDDMREAPSIDIIKGMQKEGARIKAYDPVAMQEAKKFLPDIEFMDDTYSPMAGADALIFITEWNQFRSLDLKKIKHLLKTPIVIDLRNIYEPQRMREHGFTYVAVGRH from the coding sequence ATGCGTATTTGCATGATCGGCACCGGCTATGTCGGCTTGGTGACCGGAACTTGTTTTGCCGAATTTGGCAACGATGTCACCTGCGTCGACATTGTCAAAGAAAAAATTGACAAATTGAACCGCGGTGAGCTGCCGATTTACGAGCCGGGCCTGGATGTGATGGTCGCCCAAAACGTAAAAGAAGGCCGTCTCACCTTCACCACCGATTTGAAAAAATCGGTCGAAGACGCCCTCGTCATTTTCATCGCGGTGGGAACCCCGCAGGCCGAGGACGGATCAGCCGACATGCGCTACGTCGAAGCTGTCACCAAAGATATCGCCCGTTACATGAATGAATATAAAGTCATTGTGAATAAAAGCACGGTCCCGGTCGGCGCCGGCAAATGGATAAAAAAACTGATTCAGGAAAATCAGCCCAAGCCGATTCACTTTTCCGTCGCCTCCAACCCGGAATTTTTGCGGGAGGGCTCGGCGATTGAAGATTTTATGCGTCCCAATCGCGTCGTCATCGGCACCGAAGATCCCGAAGCCGCCGCCATCATGCGCGATCTGTACAAGCCGCTCTATCTCATCGAAACGCCGATTGTCATGACCGATTTGGCCAGCGCCGAGCTGACCAAATACGCCGCCAACGCCTTTCTTGCGACGAAGATCAGCTTTATTAACGAAATCGCCACGATTTGCGAACGCGTCGGCGCCGACGTTCACGAAGTCGCCAAAGGCATGGGCCTCGATCAACGCATCGGCACCAAATTCCTTCACGCCGGCCCCGGCTATGGCGGCTCTTGCTTCCCCAAAGACACTCGCGCCTTGCTCAACATCGCCAGGAAAAACGACTACACGTTTAAAATCGTTGAAGCCGCCGTCGAAGTGAATGATGAGCAGCGCCGGCGCATGTTGGAAAAAATCAAGCGAACGATCGGCAATCTTAACGGCAAAACCATCGCCGTTCTTGGCTTGGCGTTCAAGCCCAACACCGATGATATGCGCGAAGCCCCCTCCATCGACATCATTAAAGGCATGCAAAAAGAAGGCGCGCGCATCAAGGCATACGATCCGGTGGCGATGCAAGAAGCGAAAAAGTTTCTGCCGGACATTGAGTTTATGGACGACACCTACAGCCCGATGGCCGGTGCCGACGCGCTTATTTTCATCACTGAATGGAATCAGTTCCGCAGCCTGGATTTGAAAAAAATCAAGCATTTGTTAAAAACGCCGATCGTGATCGATTTGCGCAACATCTACGAACCGCAACGAATGCGCGAACATGGCTTTACCTATGTGGCCGTCGGCCGGCACTAA
- a CDS encoding glycosyltransferase family 4 protein, with the protein MKVLMIAPQPFFQPRGTPFSVLHRLKALSKLGYKIDLVTYHLGQDVQIDNVNIHRAKRVAWVKEIAIGPSKTKLLLDVQVYRRAVQLLERQSYDLIHTHEEAGFFGIRLSKKFGALHLYDMHSSLPQQLSNFKYSNAKPLVWLFEKLEAATINSAQAVITICPELFNYVKARFPHKYNKLIENVADNAVVFGSPADGGSSKNGNGKINAAELAQRYGLSSNGKSKTTILYTGTFEPYQGLDLLIEASQPVVSRYQNDVRFLIVGGKPEQVAQYKEKAGKLGVGEKFIFTGQRPPEEIPEFMKLADILVSPRIAGNNTPLKIYSYLRSGVPIVATAHLTHTQVLNSNVAVLTDCAAPALASGMLRVLEDRAYGEKLGRNAQELAAREYSYEAYLQKTKEIYSYLEGLL; encoded by the coding sequence ATGAAAGTTTTAATGATCGCGCCGCAGCCGTTTTTTCAACCGCGCGGCACACCTTTTAGCGTTTTACACCGGCTCAAAGCTTTATCGAAGCTCGGTTATAAAATCGATTTGGTCACTTATCATCTCGGACAAGACGTTCAAATCGATAATGTGAACATTCATCGCGCCAAGCGCGTTGCCTGGGTAAAGGAGATTGCGATTGGCCCCTCCAAAACCAAATTGCTTCTCGATGTCCAGGTTTATCGCCGCGCGGTGCAACTGCTCGAACGCCAAAGTTACGATTTGATTCACACGCACGAGGAGGCCGGTTTCTTCGGCATTCGCCTGAGCAAAAAATTCGGCGCGCTGCATCTGTACGACATGCACTCCAGCCTGCCGCAGCAATTGTCGAATTTCAAATACAGCAACGCCAAGCCACTCGTCTGGCTTTTTGAAAAACTCGAAGCCGCGACGATCAACAGCGCGCAAGCCGTCATCACCATTTGCCCGGAGTTGTTCAATTACGTGAAGGCGCGGTTTCCGCACAAATATAACAAGTTGATTGAAAACGTCGCCGACAACGCCGTGGTTTTTGGCTCGCCGGCAGACGGCGGATCTTCAAAAAACGGCAACGGCAAAATTAACGCTGCGGAGTTGGCGCAGCGCTACGGCTTGTCCAGCAACGGCAAGAGCAAAACGACGATTTTATACACCGGCACGTTCGAGCCGTATCAAGGCCTGGATTTGTTGATCGAAGCGAGCCAGCCGGTGGTTTCGCGTTATCAAAACGATGTCCGCTTTCTCATCGTCGGCGGCAAGCCGGAGCAAGTCGCGCAGTACAAAGAAAAAGCCGGCAAGCTCGGCGTCGGCGAGAAATTTATTTTCACCGGGCAGCGGCCGCCGGAAGAAATTCCCGAATTTATGAAATTGGCGGACATTCTGGTTTCGCCGCGAATCGCCGGCAACAACACGCCGCTGAAAATTTATTCGTATTTGCGCTCCGGCGTTCCGATCGTCGCCACCGCGCATCTCACGCACACGCAGGTTTTGAATTCCAACGTCGCCGTGCTGACGGATTGCGCGGCGCCGGCTTTGGCGAGCGGCATGCTGCGCGTGCTCGAAGATCGCGCCTACGGTGAAAAACTCGGCCGCAATGCGCAAGAACTCGCCGCCCGCGAGTACAGTTACGAAGCCTATTTGCAAAAAACGAAAGAGATTTATTCGTATTTGGAAGGCTTGCTCTAA